The Psychrosphaera ytuae genome includes a region encoding these proteins:
- the pstB gene encoding phosphate ABC transporter ATP-binding protein PstB, translating into MISVAPDMSNKTSSSVDLDNLSPEQIALEIKDLNLFYGQKQALENINMVIPKGQVTAFIGPSGCGKSTLLRCINRMNDLVDTCKIEGEILLHNQNIYDKSVDVASLRRKVGMVFQRPNPFPKSIYENVVYGLRLQGVNDRRILDEVVQRSLTNAALWNEVKDRLHESALGLSGGQQQRLVIARAIAIEPEVLLLDEPTSALDPISTLTIEELITELKDKYTVVIVTHNMQQAARVSDQTAFMYMGQLIEHADTNALFTTPKMKKTEDYITGRYG; encoded by the coding sequence ATGATTTCTGTCGCACCGGATATGAGTAACAAAACGTCATCAAGCGTTGATTTAGACAACCTAAGTCCTGAGCAAATTGCTCTTGAAATTAAAGACCTAAACTTGTTTTACGGTCAAAAGCAAGCGCTTGAAAATATCAACATGGTGATCCCAAAGGGTCAAGTTACAGCCTTCATCGGTCCATCAGGATGTGGTAAATCAACCCTTCTACGTTGTATCAACCGTATGAATGACTTAGTTGATACCTGTAAAATCGAAGGTGAGATTTTGCTTCACAACCAAAACATCTACGACAAGTCGGTAGATGTAGCCTCACTTCGTCGCAAAGTCGGTATGGTATTCCAACGCCCTAACCCGTTCCCAAAAAGCATTTACGAAAATGTTGTTTACGGTTTGCGTCTTCAAGGTGTAAACGACCGTCGCATTTTAGACGAAGTAGTACAACGCTCGCTAACAAATGCGGCATTGTGGAACGAAGTGAAAGATCGTCTTCACGAGAGTGCACTGGGCCTTTCAGGTGGTCAGCAACAGCGTTTGGTTATTGCTCGAGCGATTGCTATCGAACCAGAAGTATTGCTGTTAGATGAACCAACCTCAGCACTTGACCCAATCTCAACCTTGACGATTGAAGAATTAATTACTGAACTCAAAGATAAGTATACAGTTGTTATTGTTACGCATAACATGCAACAAGCAGCACGTGTATCAGACCAAACTGCCTTTATGTACATGGGTCAGTTAATTGAACACGCAGACACTAATGCATTGTTTACTACGCCTAAAATGAAGAAGACGGAAGACTACATCACTGGCCGTTATGGTTAA
- the phoU gene encoding phosphate signaling complex protein PhoU has protein sequence MEINLNKHISGQFNVELEQIRNDVLKMGGLVEQQLTNALNAVNNFDHDLAKQVLENDIHVNKMEVKIDEACTRIIAKRQPAASDLRLVLAIIKTITDLERIGDEAERIARVALESFNKAQQEFLVSMDNMGRKATTMLHDVLDAFARMDVDAAFEVHQSDKALDKEYEGITRQLMTYMMEDPRSIPKVMDVLWSVRSLERIGDRCQNISEYIIYFVKGKDVRHTSEDDIKENVL, from the coding sequence ATGGAAATCAATTTAAACAAACACATCTCTGGCCAGTTTAATGTTGAATTAGAACAGATCAGAAACGACGTTTTAAAAATGGGTGGCTTGGTTGAACAACAACTCACCAACGCACTCAACGCAGTCAACAATTTCGACCATGACTTGGCAAAACAAGTGTTAGAAAACGACATTCACGTCAACAAAATGGAAGTTAAAATTGATGAAGCGTGTACGCGTATCATCGCCAAGCGCCAACCAGCTGCCTCTGACTTACGTTTGGTTCTAGCCATCATCAAAACCATCACTGATCTTGAGCGTATTGGTGACGAAGCGGAGCGTATTGCACGTGTCGCGCTTGAGTCTTTTAACAAAGCACAGCAAGAATTTTTGGTATCAATGGATAATATGGGCCGCAAAGCGACCACCATGTTACATGATGTTTTGGATGCATTTGCGCGTATGGATGTCGACGCCGCGTTTGAAGTTCACCAATCAGACAAAGCATTAGACAAAGAATATGAAGGCATTACCCGTCAATTAATGACCTACATGATGGAAGATCCGCGTTCGATTCCTAAAGTAATGGACGTTTTATGGTCAGTCCGTTCGTTAGAACGCATCGGTGATCGTTGCCAAAATATTTCAGAATACATTATTTATTTCGTCAAAGGTAAAGACGTCCGTCACACCTCTGAAGATGATATAAAAGAAAACGTTTTGTAA
- a CDS encoding TIGR00153 family protein, with amino-acid sequence MAINSILDVFAKSPLKALERHIDTAYSAAKLLTPFFEAVYAEDWTKAKEVRGQISKLEKEADEIKREVRMNLPRGLFLPVERTDLLELITQQDKIANKAKDISGQVLGRELVIPSQIQTSFTAFVARSIDAIEQAAKAINEFDELLETGFRGREVELVERMITELDSIEDDTDSMQISIRQELRKIEDELNPIDVMVTYRMIEWIGDLADLAERVGSRLELMLAR; translated from the coding sequence ATGGCCATTAACTCAATTTTAGATGTTTTTGCTAAGTCACCACTAAAAGCATTAGAAAGACACATAGATACTGCTTATTCAGCTGCAAAGCTTCTTACACCATTTTTTGAGGCTGTATACGCAGAAGATTGGACCAAAGCTAAAGAAGTTCGCGGTCAAATTTCAAAGCTGGAAAAAGAAGCAGACGAAATTAAACGTGAAGTTCGTATGAATCTACCTCGTGGCTTATTTTTGCCAGTTGAGCGTACAGATTTGTTAGAGTTAATCACTCAACAAGATAAAATTGCAAACAAAGCAAAAGATATCTCTGGCCAAGTTCTTGGTCGAGAATTAGTTATTCCTTCTCAAATTCAAACAAGCTTTACAGCCTTCGTAGCTCGTAGCATTGACGCAATTGAGCAAGCAGCAAAAGCAATCAATGAATTTGACGAACTACTAGAAACGGGTTTTCGCGGCCGCGAAGTCGAACTAGTAGAACGCATGATCACTGAATTGGATTCTATCGAAGACGATACAGACAGCATGCAGATCTCTATCCGCCAGGAACTAAGAAAAATCGAAGACGAGTTAAATCCTATCGATGTCATGGTGACATACAGAATGATTGAATGGATTGGGGACTTAGCCGACTTAGCAGAGCGCGTTGGTTCACGTTTAGAACTGATGTTAGCGCGATAA
- a CDS encoding inorganic phosphate transporter, which yields MDIISTYGVMLIATAAIVGFFMAWGIGANDVANAMGTSVGSKALTIKQAIIIAMVFEFAGAYLAGGEVTSTIRKGIIDSAPFIPNPEYLVLGMISALFAAAIWLAVASYLGWPVSTTHSIVGAIVGFAAFGVGMDAVNWGKVGGIVGSWIITPMLSGLIAYLIFISAQKLIFDTEEPLKNAKKYVPFYMFLAGFVMALVTIKKGLKHVVKSGDLNISGTEAYVYAILAGIAVAMIGKYFISRIKIDPTADKEMHFNNVEKIFAVLMVVTACCMAFAHGSNDVANAIGPLAAVVSIVSNDGQILPKASLAWWILPLGAFGIVAGLALFGHRVIRTIGNGITHLTPSRGFAAELAAASTVIIASGTGLPISTTQTLVGAVLGVGMARGIAALNLGVVRNIVVSWVITLPIGAALSIICFLGLKAAFGVA from the coding sequence ATGGATATTATATCTACGTATGGCGTCATGTTGATTGCCACAGCTGCCATTGTCGGCTTTTTTATGGCATGGGGTATTGGTGCAAACGACGTTGCAAACGCAATGGGCACCTCAGTTGGATCTAAAGCTTTAACAATCAAACAAGCTATCATCATAGCAATGGTATTCGAGTTTGCGGGTGCTTACTTAGCCGGTGGTGAAGTAACATCAACAATTCGTAAGGGTATTATTGATTCAGCTCCATTCATTCCTAACCCAGAATATTTGGTTTTAGGTATGATTTCTGCCCTATTCGCGGCTGCTATTTGGTTAGCTGTTGCTTCTTACTTGGGTTGGCCGGTAAGTACGACTCACTCAATCGTTGGTGCTATTGTTGGTTTCGCAGCGTTTGGTGTTGGTATGGACGCAGTAAACTGGGGTAAAGTTGGCGGTATCGTCGGAAGTTGGATTATCACACCGATGTTGTCAGGTCTGATTGCATATCTAATATTCATCTCAGCTCAAAAGCTAATTTTTGATACTGAAGAGCCACTTAAAAACGCGAAAAAATATGTTCCTTTCTACATGTTCCTAGCTGGCTTTGTAATGGCGCTAGTTACAATCAAGAAAGGTCTTAAGCACGTTGTTAAATCTGGTGACTTAAACATTTCAGGCACTGAAGCATACGTATACGCTATCCTTGCCGGTATCGCTGTAGCAATGATTGGTAAGTACTTCATTAGTCGTATTAAAATTGACCCTACTGCTGATAAAGAAATGCACTTCAACAACGTTGAAAAAATCTTTGCGGTATTAATGGTTGTTACTGCGTGTTGTATGGCATTTGCTCACGGTTCAAACGACGTTGCAAACGCGATTGGTCCATTGGCTGCGGTTGTAAGTATCGTATCTAACGACGGTCAAATCTTACCGAAAGCGTCTCTAGCTTGGTGGATTTTACCACTAGGTGCATTTGGTATCGTTGCAGGTCTTGCACTATTTGGTCACCGTGTAATCCGTACTATCGGTAACGGTATCACTCACTTAACGCCTAGCCGTGGTTTTGCTGCTGAATTAGCTGCAGCATCTACAGTAATCATCGCGTCTGGTACTGGTCTTCCTATCTCTACAACACAAACTCTTGTTGGTGCTGTATTAGGTGTAGGTATGGCACGTGGTATCGCGGCACTTAACTTAGGTGTTGTACGTAACATCGTAGTATCTTGGGTAATCACATTACCTATCGGTGCAGCTCTATCAATTATCTGTTTCTTAGGTCTTAAAGCAGCGTTTGGCGTTGCCTAA
- a CDS encoding alpha/beta hydrolase family protein yields the protein MKELILLLTLLFALHTNANTDPHISVLGQLPKVSDVQVSPDGKNILFLNAVNGKNWITITSVKQGEMAPKYMEVGTGTLRDVEWLSAKHVWFSGTATHYSKADNDTFTLARSGVLNIDTMKVYWPFNTNRYRYNISAPKLLNKLADQPNKVAMSYYYSGVGQSAGNVYTVHIIDLEEEEREDIFKKSDSRNAHLDSKGNLISYQRWDGKQNVYVTYVLDKESDDFVELQDESGEALFDYNITGFDKKTNSIYYYDLNDDQTYIVKKAPLEGNKVGVPTVIAEQQGLDVDYTVKNYHSSDINGYVYIDDYPESYFFDDELNRIQQGLKATFSNASVRITAYTPDKQILTIAVSGDDYPNEYYIYNRKQKSLDYLMQGYEVKDRAQLGNVAKFTYTASDDTEIQSYVTIPAKVSDNKLPLIVLPHGGPESRTDMSFDWLRQFYALNGFVVFEPNFRGSSGYGKNFTTSGYGQWGKAMQQDVYDGVNAVIDKYNIDNNRVCIVGASYGGYVAMMAAIEKPKLFKCAVSFGGVSSLANLMMHSENQKNSISYWEKSIGDYSNKEELMKFSPQDIVKANSSPMLLIHGAKDTVVEPGQSKAMHNKLLEKGVKESKHIEIDGADHWFSKPETRTRFLQESITFINKYI from the coding sequence ATGAAGGAACTTATATTATTGCTGACTCTGTTATTTGCATTGCACACCAATGCGAACACAGACCCACACATTTCTGTCCTTGGCCAACTTCCAAAGGTAAGTGACGTTCAAGTATCACCAGATGGAAAAAATATTCTTTTTTTAAATGCAGTTAATGGCAAAAACTGGATAACAATCACTTCTGTAAAGCAAGGCGAAATGGCGCCCAAATATATGGAAGTCGGCACTGGTACTTTACGAGACGTAGAGTGGTTGTCAGCCAAACATGTTTGGTTTTCAGGCACGGCTACCCATTACTCTAAAGCGGATAATGATACCTTTACTCTAGCCCGCTCAGGTGTATTGAACATCGACACCATGAAAGTGTACTGGCCATTTAATACCAATAGGTATAGGTACAACATCTCAGCGCCCAAACTACTAAATAAGCTAGCTGATCAACCTAACAAAGTCGCTATGTCATATTACTACAGCGGAGTTGGTCAAAGTGCTGGTAATGTTTACACGGTTCATATCATCGATCTCGAAGAAGAAGAACGCGAAGATATCTTCAAAAAATCCGATTCTCGAAATGCACATCTCGACTCTAAAGGTAATCTTATCAGTTATCAGAGATGGGACGGCAAACAAAACGTTTACGTCACTTATGTTCTAGACAAAGAATCCGACGACTTTGTCGAATTACAGGATGAGTCTGGAGAAGCCCTATTTGATTACAACATTACCGGTTTTGATAAAAAAACGAATTCAATTTACTACTACGATTTGAATGACGACCAAACCTACATTGTTAAAAAAGCACCACTAGAAGGTAATAAAGTAGGTGTACCTACTGTCATCGCTGAGCAACAAGGACTGGATGTTGATTACACAGTTAAAAATTATCACTCGAGCGACATAAACGGGTACGTCTATATTGATGATTATCCTGAAAGCTACTTTTTTGATGATGAGTTAAATCGCATCCAACAAGGGCTCAAGGCGACTTTTAGTAACGCTTCTGTACGTATCACAGCCTATACGCCCGACAAGCAAATATTAACAATCGCGGTTAGTGGTGATGATTACCCTAACGAGTACTACATTTATAATCGCAAACAAAAATCACTTGATTATTTAATGCAAGGTTATGAAGTAAAAGACAGAGCCCAACTCGGTAATGTCGCCAAATTCACTTACACAGCGTCGGATGACACAGAAATTCAATCTTATGTGACTATACCTGCAAAAGTTTCTGACAATAAACTTCCGCTTATAGTGTTGCCTCACGGAGGCCCCGAATCCAGAACCGATATGTCGTTTGATTGGTTACGCCAGTTTTATGCATTGAACGGGTTTGTGGTGTTTGAACCTAACTTTAGAGGCTCATCGGGTTATGGAAAAAACTTTACCACCAGCGGTTACGGTCAATGGGGTAAAGCCATGCAACAAGACGTATATGATGGTGTTAACGCCGTTATTGATAAATATAATATTGATAACAACAGGGTTTGTATTGTTGGAGCTAGTTATGGCGGTTATGTTGCCATGATGGCAGCTATCGAAAAGCCAAAATTATTTAAATGCGCAGTTTCGTTTGGTGGTGTAAGTAGTTTGGCTAATTTAATGATGCATTCAGAAAACCAAAAGAACTCTATTTCTTATTGGGAAAAAAGCATTGGCGATTACTCAAACAAAGAAGAGCTTATGAAGTTTTCCCCGCAAGACATTGTAAAAGCTAATTCATCACCAATGTTGCTAATTCATGGCGCTAAAGATACGGTTGTTGAGCCTGGTCAATCAAAGGCCATGCACAATAAATTACTTGAAAAGGGCGTTAAAGAAAGTAAGCACATTGAAATAGATGGCGCTGACCATTGGTTTAGTAAGCCAGAAACCCGTACTCGGTTTTTGCAAGAGAGCATAACTTTTATAAATAAGTACATCTAA
- a CDS encoding SapC family protein, with amino-acid sequence MAAEYQALHNEKHKNVKIKSKTSVEDLKNQHALGLVVQEFALAGAEFPVVFVRDEKAEATFPVAILGVEQNTNLFVTEENKWSGRYVPARYTHVPLSVIPHQEDENRFAIAINVNSEVVSEDEGTALFNEDGSESEYLAERKKALMGYVENEKITKAFIAALEENELLAPKNINVKVMDREYNLNGLLMVDEKKLSELSDEAFLSLRKRGFLGPIYAHLSSMHKVADLIERQGARLKAQEAAA; translated from the coding sequence ATGGCTGCAGAATACCAAGCTTTACACAACGAAAAGCACAAAAACGTAAAAATCAAATCAAAAACAAGCGTTGAGGATCTTAAAAACCAACACGCACTTGGTTTAGTTGTTCAAGAATTTGCCCTAGCTGGTGCTGAATTCCCGGTTGTATTTGTACGCGACGAAAAAGCTGAAGCAACATTCCCAGTTGCTATTTTAGGTGTAGAGCAAAACACAAACTTATTCGTAACTGAAGAAAACAAGTGGTCTGGTCGTTATGTGCCAGCGCGTTACACTCACGTACCATTAAGTGTTATCCCACATCAAGAAGATGAAAACCGTTTTGCTATTGCGATTAACGTAAACAGTGAAGTGGTAAGTGAAGACGAAGGTACAGCTTTATTTAACGAAGACGGTTCTGAGTCTGAGTACTTAGCTGAGCGTAAAAAAGCACTTATGGGCTACGTTGAAAACGAAAAAATCACTAAAGCATTTATTGCAGCTTTAGAAGAAAATGAGTTATTAGCTCCTAAGAACATCAACGTAAAAGTAATGGACCGTGAATATAACTTAAACGGTTTGTTGATGGTTGATGAGAAGAAACTTTCTGAATTGTCTGACGAAGCGTTTTTATCACTTCGCAAGCGTGGTTTCTTAGGTCCAATCTATGCTCACCTTAGCTCAATGCACAAAGTTGCTGACCTAATTGAGCGTCAAGGCGCACGTTTAAAGGCGCAAGAAGCGGCTGCTTAA
- a CDS encoding DUF4404 family protein, producing MLPSELVNSLAKLHAELETAKNVDPQIREQVRELDKQVSELIKSDELQAEETIHSQLLALEAKFASEHPTLERITREVIDRLAMMGI from the coding sequence ATGTTACCGTCTGAACTTGTTAATTCTCTTGCGAAATTACACGCAGAGTTAGAAACCGCAAAAAATGTTGACCCACAAATCAGAGAGCAAGTTCGTGAATTGGACAAGCAGGTTAGTGAATTGATTAAATCGGATGAATTACAGGCAGAAGAAACCATTCATTCGCAACTGCTCGCCCTCGAAGCTAAGTTTGCTTCTGAACATCCCACCCTTGAACGCATCACTCGAGAAGTCATAGACAGATTAGCTATGATGGGCATTTAG
- a CDS encoding TorF family putative porin → MKLTASSIAIASLLATLSLTSGQVAAETSANVGVTTNYLWRGFEQTEGDPAVFAGLDWSSSEGWYAGVWASSISGADAEVDVYGGYTFSNSGIDYDLGYIVYLYPGLTEANNSEIYALASYNNFSVGAWLLAEADGADFADTLYLEAGYDLPIDDDSSVSFHLGHYSGDAIDNDSVDLKVEYAYKGFNVGISKVQISDVDAGDTEEVKLYAGFSHSFDL, encoded by the coding sequence ATGAAATTAACAGCTTCTTCAATTGCTATTGCCTCTTTATTGGCGACTTTATCTTTGACGTCTGGCCAAGTTGCCGCAGAAACATCGGCAAATGTTGGTGTGACAACAAATTATTTGTGGCGTGGCTTTGAACAAACTGAGGGTGATCCAGCGGTATTTGCAGGTTTAGATTGGTCCTCATCTGAGGGGTGGTACGCAGGGGTTTGGGCTTCAAGTATTTCTGGTGCCGACGCTGAAGTTGATGTGTATGGCGGTTATACATTTTCAAATAGCGGCATCGATTATGACTTAGGTTATATTGTTTATCTTTATCCTGGCCTGACCGAAGCGAACAACTCAGAGATTTATGCACTTGCTAGTTACAACAACTTTTCAGTAGGTGCTTGGTTATTAGCCGAGGCTGATGGCGCCGACTTTGCTGACACTCTTTATCTAGAGGCTGGCTATGATTTACCAATTGATGATGACAGCTCGGTAAGCTTTCACTTAGGTCACTATTCGGGTGATGCCATTGATAATGACTCTGTGGATCTAAAAGTTGAGTATGCATACAAAGGTTTCAATGTAGGTATTTCTAAAGTACAAATCAGTGACGTCGACGCTGGTGATACAGAAGAAGTAAAACTGTACGCAGGTTTTAGTCACTCTTTCGATTTGTAA
- the rpe gene encoding ribulose-phosphate 3-epimerase: MKNEFILSPSILSADFAKLGDEVNEVLSAGCQWVHFDVMDNHYVPNLSFGSMICKALKDHGIDAPIDVHLMVEPVDSMIEQFSKAGADLITIHPEATKHLHRSLSLIKDAGCKAGIALNPGTPIEVLDEVLPMIDLVLVMSVNPGFGGQAFIPASLDKIKRLRAKIDASGYNIRISVDGGVNQDNVREIADCGADTFVMGSAIFNAENRAARVAQIIANLS; encoded by the coding sequence ATGAAAAACGAATTTATTTTATCTCCATCTATTCTTTCAGCTGACTTTGCAAAACTCGGTGACGAGGTAAATGAAGTGCTATCGGCAGGTTGCCAGTGGGTCCACTTTGACGTCATGGACAACCATTACGTGCCAAATTTAAGCTTTGGCTCGATGATTTGTAAGGCCCTAAAAGATCATGGGATTGATGCTCCAATCGATGTGCACCTAATGGTTGAGCCCGTGGACAGTATGATTGAGCAATTTTCCAAAGCCGGCGCCGACCTAATTACCATTCACCCTGAAGCAACCAAGCATTTGCACCGCTCACTGTCACTTATAAAAGACGCAGGGTGCAAGGCAGGAATTGCACTTAACCCCGGAACTCCTATTGAGGTATTGGACGAAGTGCTACCAATGATTGATCTCGTATTGGTTATGTCAGTCAATCCCGGGTTCGGTGGCCAAGCCTTTATTCCAGCCAGCTTAGATAAAATAAAACGCTTACGCGCCAAAATCGACGCATCTGGTTACAACATCCGAATTTCGGTCGACGGCGGTGTAAACCAAGACAACGTGAGAGAAATAGCTGATTGTGGTGCTGATACATTTGTAATGGGCTCTGCTATTTTCAACGCCGAAAATAGAGCGGCTCGTGTCGCCCAGATCATCGCAAATTTATCGTAA
- the trpS gene encoding tryptophan--tRNA ligase — MTSTVLSGIQPTGGMTIGNYIGAINQWRTMQNDNDCYFMLVDLHAITVRQEPEMLRSRVLDGVALYTACGIDPDKSALFVQSHVKEHAQLAWVLNCYAQMGELNRMTQFKDKSSKHSNNVNVGLFSYPVLQAADILLYQANQVPVGEDQKQHLELTRDIATRFNNIYGDVFTIPEPQIPQFGARVMSLQDPLKKMSKSDENPNGYIMLLDEPKKIEKKLKKAVTDSDEQARIYFDTDEKPGVSNLLTLLSVATGKSIDALVPEYEDKMYGHLKKDTAEAVVSMIEPIQARFNEIRQDQTELERIMKNGAEKASVRAEKTLASVYDALGFIPRPY, encoded by the coding sequence ATGACAAGTACAGTACTAAGTGGAATTCAACCAACCGGCGGCATGACTATTGGCAACTATATTGGTGCCATCAATCAGTGGCGTACGATGCAAAATGACAATGACTGTTATTTTATGTTGGTCGACCTACATGCCATTACTGTTCGTCAAGAACCAGAAATGCTGAGAAGTAGAGTTTTAGATGGCGTTGCGCTATACACTGCATGTGGCATCGACCCAGACAAGTCAGCGTTATTTGTTCAGTCACATGTAAAAGAACACGCACAACTCGCTTGGGTCCTTAATTGTTACGCGCAAATGGGCGAACTTAACCGTATGACTCAGTTTAAAGACAAGTCATCAAAACACAGCAATAACGTTAACGTAGGGTTATTTAGTTATCCTGTGTTACAAGCTGCAGATATCCTTTTATACCAAGCCAACCAAGTACCTGTTGGTGAAGACCAAAAGCAACACTTGGAGCTAACTCGCGATATCGCAACTCGTTTTAATAATATCTATGGTGATGTATTCACGATTCCAGAGCCTCAGATCCCTCAGTTTGGTGCTCGTGTTATGAGTCTTCAGGATCCATTGAAGAAGATGTCTAAATCAGATGAAAACCCGAACGGTTACATCATGTTGTTAGATGAGCCTAAAAAGATTGAGAAAAAGCTTAAAAAGGCCGTAACTGATTCTGACGAACAAGCTCGTATCTATTTTGATACCGATGAAAAGCCAGGTGTGTCTAACCTACTAACTCTTTTAAGTGTTGCAACGGGTAAAAGCATTGACGCATTAGTGCCGGAATACGAAGACAAAATGTACGGTCACCTTAAAAAAGATACAGCTGAAGCCGTCGTTAGCATGATTGAACCGATTCAAGCCCGTTTTAACGAGATTCGCCAAGACCAAACTGAACTAGAGCGCATCATGAAAAACGGTGCAGAAAAAGCGTCTGTCAGAGCCGAAAAAACATTGGCGTCGGTATACGACGCATTAGGTTTTATCCCAAGACCATACTAA
- a CDS encoding anthranilate synthase component II: protein MLLMIDNYDSFTFTLVNYLESLGQEVLVKRNDELSISQITALNPDKIVLSPGPCSPNEAGISLQAVQHFYTKTPILGVCLGHQVIAQQFGANVVRANKVMHGKTSSITHNQTGLFANLPNPMTVTRYHSLIVEEQSLPEFIEPTAWVDQTLPKEQHGLMALSLKDYPVAGVQFHPESIMSEQGLKLLSNFLTL, encoded by the coding sequence ATGCTGTTAATGATAGATAATTACGACTCTTTTACTTTTACCTTGGTAAATTATTTAGAGTCGTTAGGCCAAGAGGTGCTCGTCAAACGCAACGACGAGCTCTCTATTTCGCAAATAACCGCCCTAAATCCAGATAAAATTGTTCTTTCACCTGGGCCTTGTTCACCGAACGAAGCGGGTATTTCATTACAAGCCGTTCAACACTTTTATACCAAGACTCCAATTTTAGGAGTGTGTTTAGGTCATCAAGTTATTGCTCAGCAGTTTGGAGCAAATGTGGTGCGCGCTAATAAGGTTATGCACGGTAAAACATCGTCTATCACTCATAACCAAACAGGTTTGTTTGCGAACCTACCCAACCCTATGACGGTTACGCGCTATCACTCTTTAATTGTAGAAGAGCAAAGCTTACCTGAATTTATTGAACCGACAGCATGGGTTGACCAAACTCTACCAAAAGAGCAACATGGACTAATGGCACTCAGCTTAAAAGACTACCCAGTTGCCGGAGTCCAATTTCATCCCGAGTCAATAATGTCAGAGCAAGGGCTGAAATTACTGTCTAACTTTTTAACGTTGTAA
- a CDS encoding HDOD domain-containing protein, with the protein MDAQNIKLNQIVFHRFTDFIVSNQVTKKRLGLINQEQTAEVNRNLLSVEAKAQQEKLRRSKTAEEFLIYINEYFHDALLTYIDQIADNNSVLFGDIFKLDAHVTKLVQTCLNKNSSANQIAELVTQLPWLKKDLLGVVNKPPFREEGSSRPLLDDVMLAVRYVGPDNIRMPILALIVKHWQPHSTEPYHDSKTKLWQYSVATANCMEQLAPNYRIEPLQAYFLGLAHGVGFGLALRLYLRSFEKVRLNEMKKARQASRPDIEKALDQLQLDGEFASEVIFKHGWSLSHGLIKKLDLKLTPLLPAIEQVEVWPEEPIEQPLAALLVKSSTYSQYKVLQKARLIELNEAKRFLTGAKINNEFISNLNQVDLSRLNLTSTHI; encoded by the coding sequence ATGGACGCTCAAAATATCAAACTAAATCAAATTGTGTTCCATCGCTTCACCGACTTTATAGTCTCTAATCAAGTGACAAAAAAGCGCTTGGGTTTGATAAATCAAGAGCAGACGGCTGAAGTAAATAGAAATTTATTATCCGTAGAAGCAAAAGCTCAACAAGAAAAATTACGACGTTCAAAAACCGCCGAAGAGTTTTTGATTTATATAAACGAGTACTTTCATGATGCGCTACTCACATATATTGATCAGATAGCGGATAATAACAGTGTTCTGTTTGGCGATATTTTTAAACTGGACGCTCATGTTACAAAACTAGTTCAGACCTGCTTAAACAAAAATTCAAGCGCCAATCAAATCGCCGAACTCGTTACTCAACTCCCATGGTTAAAAAAAGATTTGCTCGGTGTAGTGAACAAACCACCATTTAGAGAAGAAGGGTCCTCGCGACCGCTACTAGACGATGTCATGTTAGCTGTACGGTACGTTGGCCCTGACAATATTCGAATGCCAATACTGGCGTTAATAGTCAAACATTGGCAGCCCCACAGTACTGAACCATATCACGACTCTAAGACCAAACTATGGCAATATTCGGTTGCTACCGCCAATTGCATGGAGCAACTTGCGCCTAACTACCGGATAGAGCCGCTTCAAGCCTATTTCTTGGGTCTTGCTCATGGTGTTGGATTTGGGTTAGCACTCAGACTTTACTTACGCTCGTTTGAAAAAGTCCGTTTAAACGAAATGAAAAAAGCGCGTCAAGCTTCGAGGCCCGACATTGAAAAGGCCTTAGATCAACTTCAACTCGATGGTGAGTTTGCTTCGGAAGTTATTTTTAAACACGGCTGGTCCTTGAGCCACGGTCTGATTAAAAAGCTAGATTTAAAACTGACTCCGCTTTTACCAGCCATAGAACAAGTTGAAGTTTGGCCAGAAGAACCGATCGAACAACCTTTGGCAGCACTTCTTGTAAAGTCCAGTACCTACAGCCAATACAAAGTTTTACAAAAAGCACGCTTAATTGAATTGAATGAAGCTAAACGCTTTTTGACTGGTGCCAAAATCAATAACGAGTTTATATCTAATCTCAACCAAGTTGACCTAAGCCGACTCAATCTCACTTCGACCCATATTTAA